One stretch of Juglans microcarpa x Juglans regia isolate MS1-56 chromosome 3D, Jm3101_v1.0, whole genome shotgun sequence DNA includes these proteins:
- the LOC121255971 gene encoding inositol-tetrakisphosphate 1-kinase 1 has translation MSDPSPRYRIGYALSPKKELSFIQDSLIDHANQRGVDVIRIHPTKPITEQGPFDCIIHKLYGRDWNQQLHQFSVEHPNVVVIDPPEAIEKLHNRVSMLEVVTRLRMPQGNEAFGVPNQRVVYKSETLMAPNATQELGLRLPVIAKQVSADGSANSHEMCLVLNPNGLKKLKTPIVLQEFVNHGGVIFKVYVAGEYINCVKRKSLPDISEEKLNNGDTEGLLSFSQISNSARNEDEEDSCSDAEKSEPPPLEFVTELARGLREEMGLRLFNFDMIKDGRDGNRYLVIDINYFPGYAKMPSYESVLVDFFLDIVTKKRNKTVGLEEEHQDISHGGHIEEKNL, from the coding sequence TCTCTCATAGATCACGCTAACCAGCGCGGCGTCGATGTCATCCGCATCCATCCCACCAAACCCATCACTGAACAGGGACCCTTCGATTGCATCATCCACAAGCTGTACGGACGTGACTGGAATCAGCAGCTGCACCAGTTCTCGGTCGAACACCCAAACGTCGTCGTAATCGATCCGCCGGAGGCCATCGAGAAGCTCCACAACCGGGTCTCCATGCTCGAGGTGGTGACCCGGCTGAGAATGCCTCAAGGAAACGAAGCCTTCGGGGTTCCAAACCAAAGAGTGGTGTACAAGTCGGAGACTCTGATGGCTCCGAATGCGACTCAGGAGCTGGGGCTAAGGTTGCCGGTGATAGCGAAGCAGGTGTCTGCGGACGGCAGCGCGAATTCGCACGAGATGTGCTTGGTGTTAAATCCGAACGggttgaagaagttgaaaacACCAATCGTGCTGCAGGAGTTCGTAAACCACGGCGGGGTGATTTTTAAGGTGTACGTGGCGGGAGAGTACATCAACTGCGTGAAGCGCAAGTCGCTTCCAGATATATCCGAAGAGAAGCTGAATAACGGTGATACGGAGGGTCTGTTGTCATTTTCGCAGATATCGAATTCGGCGAGAAATGAAGATGAGGAGGATAGTTGTTCCGATGCTGAGAAGTCAGAACCGCCGCCATTGGAGTTTGTGACGGAGTTGGCGAGGGGGTTGAGGGAAGAGATGGGGCTTCGGCTCTTTAACTTCGATATGATCAAGGATGGTAGAGATGGGAATAGGTATCTTGTGATCGATATCAATTACTTCCCTGGGTATGCCAAAATGCCGTCCTATGAATCTGTTTTGGTGGATTTTTTCTTAGACATTGTGACcaagaagaggaacaagactgTTGGGTTGGAGGAAGAACATCAAGACATCAGCCATGGTGGTCACATTGAAGAGAAGAACTTGTGA